One window from the genome of Bacilli bacterium encodes:
- a CDS encoding M42 family peptidase, with protein sequence MDLNAKQLNLFQTLTQINGVSGYEKEITNFLKEKYSELGYELIYDNLGSIFAHKKGKKNKIKVLIAGHMDEVGFVVREITDNGMVKVAPIGGVNDQTLLAHRVHLQTRDGNWIPGSIDAVPPHLLSETERSVPTKIASMLFDFGFSSKQGALTNGIYQGAQIVADGPFEILTSRKRLLAKAFDNRYGLVLGLDILEEIKNQDFDFDIYIGGTVQEEVGTRGAETIAHKIHPDLAIVLDCSPARDSMGDQGALGQLGAGVLLRFYDRSMIAFPELLAFQREACEQTGVRYQYFDSNGGTDAGAIHRQFDGILTLTHCICARNIHTCSSVIDIDDYLAAKKSLLWMLNHINAERFQLWREARR encoded by the coding sequence ATGGACCTGAACGCAAAACAATTGAACCTCTTCCAAACTCTGACCCAGATTAATGGTGTCAGTGGCTATGAGAAGGAAATTACCAACTTTCTTAAGGAAAAGTATTCTGAGCTGGGATACGAACTGATTTACGATAATCTCGGCAGCATTTTTGCCCACAAAAAGGGCAAGAAGAATAAAATTAAAGTCTTGATTGCCGGTCATATGGATGAAGTTGGTTTCGTTGTTCGCGAGATAACGGATAACGGGATGGTTAAGGTGGCGCCAATTGGCGGAGTCAATGATCAAACTCTGCTTGCCCATCGGGTTCACCTTCAGACCCGTGATGGCAACTGGATACCAGGTTCCATCGATGCTGTTCCTCCCCATCTTTTGAGCGAAACTGAAAGAAGCGTACCGACAAAAATAGCTTCTATGTTATTTGACTTCGGCTTTTCTTCAAAGCAGGGGGCACTGACAAACGGCATATATCAAGGCGCGCAAATTGTGGCTGACGGCCCATTTGAAATACTCACTTCAAGGAAACGGCTTTTGGCAAAGGCCTTCGACAATCGATATGGACTTGTTCTTGGCCTTGATATCCTTGAAGAAATCAAAAATCAAGATTTCGATTTTGATATTTATATCGGCGGAACTGTTCAAGAAGAAGTGGGAACACGAGGAGCTGAAACAATCGCCCACAAGATTCATCCTGATTTAGCAATTGTTCTCGATTGCTCTCCGGCGCGCGATTCAATGGGAGATCAAGGGGCTTTAGGTCAATTGGGAGCGGGCGTTTTATTGCGGTTTTATGATCGCTCGATGATTGCCTTTCCCGAATTGTTGGCTTTTCAGCGGGAAGCGTGCGAGCAAACGGGAGTTCGCTATCAATATTTTGACAGTAATGGGGGGACCGATGCCGGGGCTATTCATCGCCAATTTGATGGCATATTGACCTTGACACACTGCATATGCGCGCGCAACATTCATACCTGTTCAAGCGTAATTGATATCGATGATTATTTGGCCGCCAAAAAATCGCTTCTTTGGATGTTAAATCATATTAATGCTGAACGGTTTCAACTATGGCGCGAGGCCCGTCGATGA
- a CDS encoding type III pantothenate kinase, whose product MLLTVDMGNTDITLGFFEKEKLITTLHTLTDAKKTQDEYLSLFKMLFREAEISYQKVSGGIIASVVPSLTERIKNALESVFSFTFLLVAPPIKTGLSIRIDNPLELGGDLVADAVGTKERFGFPSIMIDLGTATKVIVIDRDGAFIGGVFTPGLKVSVQALVGSTALLPDISLKRPKKIVGRNTSDSMNSGAIYGCAAMIRGLVDDIEKELGYSCHHVLMGGYAYLVKDLLSSDYYFAPDTVLNGLRIIFERNATEGGTNNA is encoded by the coding sequence ATGCTTTTAACAGTTGATATGGGAAACACCGATATCACGTTGGGATTTTTTGAGAAAGAGAAGTTAATAACGACTCTTCATACCCTAACCGATGCGAAGAAAACCCAGGATGAGTATTTGAGTCTATTCAAAATGTTGTTTCGTGAGGCGGAGATTAGCTATCAGAAAGTTTCGGGCGGAATCATAGCCAGTGTTGTTCCTTCTTTGACAGAAAGAATAAAAAATGCTTTGGAATCCGTCTTTTCTTTTACTTTTCTACTGGTGGCACCTCCAATCAAGACGGGCCTATCAATTCGTATAGATAATCCGCTTGAACTTGGCGGCGACCTGGTGGCAGATGCGGTTGGCACAAAGGAAAGGTTTGGTTTTCCGTCGATTATGATTGATTTAGGAACAGCCACCAAAGTAATTGTGATTGATCGGGACGGTGCATTTATCGGGGGAGTCTTTACTCCAGGCCTAAAGGTCTCGGTTCAGGCTTTGGTGGGATCGACGGCGCTTCTTCCGGACATATCCTTAAAACGACCGAAGAAAATCGTCGGCCGCAACACTTCCGATTCAATGAACAGCGGAGCGATTTATGGCTGCGCGGCCATGATTCGCGGACTAGTTGATGATATTGAAAAAGAATTAGGCTACAGTTGTCACCATGTTCTTATGGGGGGATATGCCTATTTAGTTAAAGATCTTCTCAGCAGCGATTACTATTTTGCTCCCGACACGGTTCTTAATGGCCTACGAATTATTTTTGAACGGAATGCAACTGAAGGAGGAACGAATAATGCGTAA
- a CDS encoding lysoplasmalogenase family protein, protein MDLLAGLALIWLVVLSLIHLVLSYKEKKLSRGITKVFLMPSLMLVIYFLKISNGFLYLALSFGCLGDLFMLFKDKKIFLYGGFISFAIGHIFYIYLILKIAGISLNPLWISLYGVAVVFIVIYLASIVLKAKFKNDSWIATIYGAILFTVFVSALILTSARHDLASGFVLFGSLLFIASDVYLGHTIYERREPHENFYIMLPYLLGQYGLALGLAILLMM, encoded by the coding sequence ATGGACTTATTGGCAGGCCTGGCTTTAATTTGGCTAGTTGTCTTATCGCTAATTCATCTTGTACTTTCCTATAAGGAAAAAAAGTTATCGCGGGGAATCACAAAGGTGTTTTTAATGCCTTCGTTGATGTTGGTTATTTACTTTTTAAAAATTTCTAATGGGTTTTTATATTTGGCTTTAAGCTTTGGATGCTTAGGCGATTTGTTTATGCTTTTTAAGGATAAAAAAATTTTCTTGTACGGCGGTTTCATCAGTTTTGCCATTGGCCATATTTTCTATATATACTTAATACTGAAAATTGCCGGCATAAGCTTAAATCCACTATGGATTTCTTTATACGGAGTGGCGGTTGTATTTATAGTCATTTACTTGGCCTCCATCGTCTTGAAAGCGAAATTTAAAAATGATAGTTGGATTGCTACCATTTATGGAGCCATTCTTTTTACGGTTTTTGTATCTGCCCTTATCTTGACAAGCGCACGTCACGATCTTGCTTCCGGATTTGTCCTTTTTGGAAGCCTTCTTTTCATCGCAAGTGATGTCTATTTAGGGCACACAATATATGAACGCCGCGAACCGCACGAAAATTTTTATATTATGCTTCCATATTTGCTCGGTCAATATGGATTAGCATTGGGGTTAGCAATACTCCTTATGATGTAA
- a CDS encoding Tex family protein yields MDIVEIIARELAISSAQVKTVFSLLDDGNTIPFIARYRKEMHGGLDDGILRSLFTRREYLTNLLERKQTVINSLREQKVEDEHIFEQIEEAMTLAEVEDIYRPYKPKRKTRGTMAIAKGLEPLANIILAQKEVLTDQAIISRFVGEKKAADVDEAMAGARDIIAEKWADIASLRATIRTAIKSQGQVHSTKKSEDEKGIFANYYDYKEAVKSIPNHRILALNRGSKLEILKMDILFDIEEFAKVKAKSFFALEKPYGSDLNTAFLDSIKRLLFPSVENEIWNELMERAEDQSIVVFKENLRQLLLTPPLHNQKILGFDPAFRTGCKLALLDQHGTFISKGVIYPTAPHNDTQKAEAFLLNWHQKYGFDYIALGNGTASRESKTFLDNFINNHHLAVKIVIVNEAGASVYSASELAAKEFPTFHVEERSAVSIGRRLIDPLAELVKIDPKSIGVGQYQHDMNQKKLGDALLGVVEATVNEVGVYLNEASASLLSYVAGISASLADSIIAYRETNGPFKSRKELLNVPKLGPKAFTQAAGFLRIRDYNPLDNTGIHPESYAIAEKLLADNQIDISTLGSNEASEKLKLIDISAFARENKVGYPTVKDIIEDLVKPGRDPRDKAQSADLRNDVKEISDLKEGMILNGTVRNIMDFGVFVDIGVHSDGLVHISEMADRFIRSPLEVVKINDIVKVRVISVDEKRNRIGLSMKNVK; encoded by the coding sequence ATGGATATCGTAGAAATTATTGCCCGCGAACTAGCGATTAGCTCCGCGCAAGTCAAAACGGTTTTTTCGCTTTTAGACGATGGAAATACCATTCCTTTTATCGCGCGCTATCGGAAGGAAATGCACGGGGGACTCGATGATGGAATTCTCCGTAGCCTTTTTACCCGTCGTGAATACCTAACTAACCTTTTGGAGCGAAAGCAAACAGTCATAAATAGCCTTCGCGAGCAAAAAGTTGAAGATGAACATATCTTTGAACAAATTGAAGAAGCTATGACTTTGGCGGAAGTGGAAGATATTTATCGGCCCTATAAGCCAAAACGTAAAACAAGAGGCACGATGGCTATAGCCAAAGGGCTTGAACCTCTGGCTAATATTATTTTAGCGCAAAAGGAAGTTTTGACTGATCAGGCAATTATCAGTCGTTTTGTGGGTGAAAAGAAGGCGGCTGATGTCGATGAAGCGATGGCGGGAGCCCGGGATATTATCGCCGAGAAGTGGGCCGACATCGCTTCATTGAGAGCGACTATCCGCACGGCGATTAAAAGCCAAGGTCAGGTTCACAGTACGAAGAAAAGTGAAGATGAAAAAGGAATATTTGCTAATTATTACGACTATAAGGAAGCGGTTAAATCGATTCCTAATCATCGAATTTTAGCCCTCAATCGCGGGAGTAAACTGGAAATACTAAAGATGGATATTCTGTTTGACATTGAAGAATTTGCCAAAGTAAAAGCAAAATCATTCTTTGCCCTTGAAAAGCCTTATGGCTCAGATTTGAATACGGCATTTCTTGATAGCATTAAACGACTTTTATTCCCGAGTGTTGAAAACGAAATTTGGAATGAACTGATGGAGCGGGCGGAAGACCAATCTATCGTTGTTTTTAAAGAAAATTTGCGTCAACTCCTGCTGACACCGCCACTGCATAACCAAAAAATTCTCGGTTTTGACCCGGCTTTTAGAACTGGTTGTAAATTGGCGCTCCTTGACCAGCATGGAACATTTATCAGTAAGGGAGTCATCTACCCGACGGCACCGCATAACGATACGCAAAAAGCCGAGGCCTTTCTATTAAACTGGCATCAGAAATATGGCTTTGACTATATTGCTTTAGGCAACGGAACGGCTAGCCGCGAATCAAAAACCTTTCTCGATAATTTTATAAATAACCATCATCTTGCGGTAAAAATTGTCATTGTCAATGAGGCGGGAGCAAGCGTTTACAGCGCTTCCGAATTAGCCGCCAAAGAATTTCCAACCTTTCACGTTGAAGAGCGTTCGGCGGTAAGCATCGGGCGTCGGCTGATTGATCCGTTGGCGGAATTAGTAAAAATCGATCCTAAATCAATTGGCGTCGGCCAATATCAGCATGACATGAATCAAAAGAAATTGGGAGATGCTCTATTAGGGGTAGTCGAAGCGACCGTTAATGAGGTTGGAGTGTATTTAAATGAGGCTTCCGCCAGTTTGCTCAGTTATGTCGCGGGAATATCCGCTTCGCTTGCCGACAGTATAATCGCTTATCGGGAGACAAATGGACCATTTAAATCGCGGAAAGAACTTTTAAATGTTCCCAAACTCGGGCCCAAAGCTTTTACTCAAGCAGCGGGTTTCTTACGTATCCGGGATTATAATCCCTTGGATAATACCGGTATTCATCCGGAAAGTTATGCCATAGCCGAAAAATTGCTTGCGGATAATCAAATCGATATTTCTACTCTCGGCAGCAACGAAGCCAGCGAAAAATTAAAACTTATCGATATTAGTGCTTTTGCAAGAGAAAACAAAGTGGGATATCCGACCGTCAAAGACATAATTGAGGATCTGGTTAAACCCGGCCGCGATCCGCGCGACAAGGCGCAGAGCGCCGATCTGCGGAATGATGTGAAAGAAATTTCCGATTTAAAGGAAGGAATGATTTTAAACGGAACTGTACGTAACATTATGGATTTTGGGGTCTTTGTCGACATCGGTGTCCATAGTGATGGCCTTGTCCATATCAGCGAAATGGCCGACCGTTTTATTCGCTCTCCTCTGGAAGTTGTAAAGATCAATGATATCGTGAAGGTCAGAGTTATAAGCGTCGATGAAAAACGCAATCGGATTGGCCTATCAATGAAAAACGTAAAGTAA
- the leuS gene encoding leucine--tRNA ligase yields the protein MGYDFNSIDQKWQRIWEDKKAYHCDVYDFSKPKYYVLDMFPYPSGQGLHVGHPEGYTASDIIARMKRMQGYNVLHPIGWDAFGLPAEQYAVKTGNHPAHFTEKNIANFRRQIKALGFSYDWDREIETSSPKYYRWTQWIFENMFKDGLAYVDYKPVNFCPELGTVLANEEVIDGKSEVGGFPVIRKPMRQWLLKITAYADKLLSGLEGLDWPNSTIEMQKNWIGRSEGAEVDFVVAGVADAMFTVFTTRVDTLYGCSYCCLAPEHPLVNKITTSKHKAEVDAYIEEVMKKSDMDRTELNKDKTGVFTGAYAINPVNEEQVPIYVADYVLGSYGTGAVMAVPAHDERDYAFAKKYHLPIKPIIDADVSESAFVDDGAHINSDIANGLNIKDAKTVILDLLISKKKGRKTTNYKLRDWLFSRQRYWGEPIPIIIMNKDKRLVPVPENELPLVLPNLEEYKPSGTGESPLANATDWLNVTIDGEEGKRETNTMPQWAGSCWYYMRYLDPDNSSAIADPVLLKHWLPVDLYIGGQEHAVLHLLYARFWHKYLYDKGIVSTSEPFKRLFHQGMILGSNGEKMSKSRGNVVNPDEVIIKYGADTLRVYEMFMGPLEASLPWSDTGLDGAKRWLDRVERVFSEPEQTSKVSEQNSQELDYSYNYLVRKVSEDYEKLQFNTAISQMMIFINDVYKAKSIYRPYLDGFIRLLAPIAPHLGEELYHNFGHEELITYAPWPTYDESKLQLNEIEIALQVNGKLRASVKVPFDMEIEDLKNVALSNEAITRYIDGRTIVKVIAVKNKIVNVVIR from the coding sequence ATGGGCTACGATTTTAATTCAATTGATCAAAAATGGCAAAGAATTTGGGAAGATAAAAAAGCATACCATTGCGATGTGTATGATTTTTCCAAACCGAAGTATTACGTCCTGGATATGTTTCCTTATCCTTCCGGTCAAGGCTTGCATGTTGGACATCCGGAGGGGTATACCGCGAGCGATATTATCGCGCGTATGAAAAGAATGCAGGGTTACAATGTTCTCCACCCAATTGGCTGGGATGCTTTTGGCCTTCCGGCGGAGCAATATGCGGTTAAAACCGGTAATCATCCCGCTCACTTTACCGAGAAAAATATCGCCAATTTTCGTCGGCAAATAAAAGCTTTGGGCTTTTCCTACGATTGGGACCGGGAAATCGAAACTTCCAGTCCTAAATATTATCGCTGGACGCAGTGGATTTTTGAAAATATGTTTAAGGATGGATTGGCCTACGTTGATTATAAACCGGTGAATTTTTGCCCGGAATTAGGAACCGTTTTGGCCAATGAGGAAGTTATCGACGGCAAGAGTGAAGTCGGAGGCTTTCCGGTTATTCGCAAGCCGATGCGGCAGTGGCTATTAAAAATAACCGCATATGCGGATAAACTACTAAGCGGGCTTGAGGGTTTAGACTGGCCCAACTCGACAATTGAAATGCAAAAGAATTGGATTGGTCGATCGGAAGGAGCGGAGGTTGATTTCGTAGTGGCGGGGGTTGCCGATGCTATGTTTACCGTTTTCACTACCCGAGTTGATACATTATATGGCTGTAGCTATTGCTGCTTGGCACCAGAGCATCCGCTTGTAAATAAAATAACCACTTCTAAACACAAGGCGGAAGTGGACGCTTATATCGAAGAAGTGATGAAGAAATCGGATATGGATCGAACCGAGCTAAACAAGGATAAAACGGGAGTATTTACTGGTGCTTATGCCATTAATCCCGTCAACGAAGAGCAGGTTCCTATCTATGTGGCCGATTATGTGCTGGGTAGTTACGGAACCGGCGCCGTAATGGCAGTTCCCGCTCATGATGAACGCGACTATGCTTTTGCAAAAAAATATCACTTGCCGATTAAACCGATTATCGATGCCGACGTAAGCGAAAGCGCTTTTGTCGATGATGGAGCGCATATTAATTCGGATATTGCCAACGGACTGAACATTAAGGATGCGAAAACCGTTATTTTGGACCTGCTGATTTCTAAGAAAAAAGGTAGAAAAACAACCAACTATAAATTAAGAGATTGGTTATTTAGCCGTCAGCGGTACTGGGGAGAGCCGATTCCGATTATCATAATGAATAAGGATAAGCGTCTGGTTCCCGTTCCGGAAAATGAACTTCCGCTTGTTTTGCCGAATTTAGAAGAATATAAACCATCCGGTACAGGTGAGTCGCCGTTAGCCAATGCAACCGATTGGCTCAATGTTACAATCGACGGCGAAGAGGGAAAAAGAGAAACCAACACGATGCCGCAGTGGGCGGGAAGTTGCTGGTATTATATGCGCTATCTGGATCCGGATAATTCATCCGCCATCGCCGATCCGGTTTTATTAAAGCACTGGCTGCCTGTCGACCTATATATTGGCGGCCAGGAGCACGCCGTTTTGCATCTCCTTTACGCTCGCTTTTGGCATAAATATCTTTATGACAAAGGAATCGTTAGTACGAGCGAGCCTTTTAAACGTCTTTTTCATCAGGGGATGATTTTAGGAAGTAACGGCGAAAAGATGTCAAAATCGCGCGGGAATGTCGTCAACCCAGATGAAGTAATCATCAAGTATGGCGCGGATACCTTGCGTGTATACGAAATGTTCATGGGACCGCTGGAGGCCTCGCTTCCGTGGTCGGATACGGGGCTGGACGGAGCCAAAAGATGGCTCGACCGCGTGGAAAGAGTTTTTTCTGAACCGGAACAAACAAGTAAAGTATCCGAGCAAAACTCGCAAGAATTGGACTATTCATATAATTATCTGGTGCGAAAAGTTTCGGAAGATTACGAGAAACTGCAATTTAACACAGCGATAAGCCAAATGATGATTTTTATCAACGACGTCTATAAAGCCAAGTCTATTTATCGCCCATATCTTGACGGCTTTATTCGTCTTTTGGCGCCGATTGCTCCCCATCTAGGCGAGGAATTGTATCATAATTTCGGTCATGAAGAATTGATTACATATGCGCCGTGGCCGACCTATGACGAGAGTAAACTTCAATTGAATGAAATTGAGATTGCCCTGCAGGTAAATGGCAAACTCCGGGCATCGGTTAAGGTTCCTTTTGATATGGAAATCGAGGACTTGAAAAATGTGGCGCTAAGTAATGAGGCAATTACCCGTTATATAGATGGCAGGACCATCGTTAAGGTTATCGCGGTTAAGAACAAAATTGTGAATGTGGTAATACGGTGA
- a CDS encoding ECF transporter S component, whose product MRNKRVQMMSEDALFIAIIILMATVPFLGFIPIGPYTLTIIPIVVILGSFFFRPVDGFIFGLTFGLTSWINALTNPRSIMDPFFAHPEVSVLPRALFGLLAGLLMYFVKKHWASNRKMLLVSVPISAFILTMLHSFFTLGMLIVREPSYKDVFWVIIGSNSLLEAGLAAIISTIVIQSMYPILNRFLRY is encoded by the coding sequence ATGCGTAATAAGCGTGTTCAAATGATGAGCGAAGATGCGTTATTTATCGCCATTATCATCTTGATGGCTACGGTTCCATTTTTGGGCTTTATTCCGATCGGACCATATACTTTAACAATCATCCCTATTGTTGTTATTTTAGGTTCATTCTTTTTCCGTCCCGTGGATGGATTTATTTTCGGATTAACTTTTGGCCTGACGAGTTGGATTAATGCGCTTACTAATCCCCGCAGTATTATGGATCCATTTTTTGCCCATCCCGAAGTTTCCGTACTTCCGCGGGCATTGTTTGGCCTTTTGGCGGGATTATTGATGTATTTCGTAAAAAAACACTGGGCAAGTAATCGCAAAATGCTGCTTGTATCCGTTCCCATTTCAGCGTTTATTTTAACGATGCTTCATAGTTTCTTTACCCTGGGAATGCTAATTGTCCGCGAGCCATCATATAAGGATGTTTTCTGGGTTATTATCGGCTCAAATTCATTGCTTGAGGCCGGATTGGCTGCGATTATATCGACCATTGTTATTCAGAGCATGTATCCGATCCTTAATCGATTCCTGCGCTACTGA
- a CDS encoding Sapep family Mn(2+)-dependent dipeptidase: MKYDFKELMKNYETEAIKTLQSFVQIDSVYDGATVAKNMPFGEGVHKALTFIGKLAEKDGFSVDYCDGYATEISFGSGDKLIAVYAHADVVPVSGAWKHPAFSGEIENDVMYGRGTSDDKGPGIAAYYALKALRDAHLIDGYKVTMVFGGNEENGSACLKYYFDELKKPYPTYGFTPDADFPLIYGEKGITNYLHQAQIDLFPVISINAGTASNVVIDTAEAVIVSDDTIDGELKKRKLKYSLQKENDKMHLTVFGKSAHGSEPELGINAGLQLIEFLGDYYDLAALKNLASLYADPFGKAMNLYFESDNLHQTTYNVGVIEYVDTVLRVTVNFRYPETVNGEDIVERINEKTLVPTEIISTSPYLYFDPESPFIKALYQIYVEETGDTVSKPMTIGGGTYAKESKNTVAFGATFPGTDNLIHSPNEHFELNDLRRSMAIYAHAIYKLGRDL; this comes from the coding sequence ATGAAATACGATTTTAAAGAACTGATGAAAAATTATGAGACTGAGGCAATTAAAACACTCCAAAGTTTTGTGCAGATTGATTCCGTCTATGATGGCGCTACGGTGGCCAAGAATATGCCGTTTGGCGAAGGCGTTCATAAAGCCTTAACTTTCATTGGAAAACTAGCAGAAAAAGATGGCTTTTCGGTTGATTATTGCGATGGTTACGCAACCGAAATCAGTTTTGGAAGCGGCGATAAACTTATCGCAGTTTACGCCCATGCCGATGTAGTTCCGGTTTCGGGTGCATGGAAACATCCGGCCTTTTCGGGCGAAATTGAAAATGATGTGATGTATGGTCGAGGAACCAGTGATGATAAAGGCCCGGGAATTGCCGCATACTATGCCTTGAAGGCACTTCGTGACGCCCACTTGATTGATGGCTATAAGGTCACGATGGTTTTTGGCGGCAACGAAGAAAATGGTTCCGCTTGCTTGAAGTACTATTTTGATGAATTAAAGAAGCCCTATCCGACATATGGGTTTACACCCGATGCGGATTTTCCGTTAATTTATGGGGAAAAGGGAATAACCAATTATCTTCACCAGGCGCAGATTGATCTATTTCCGGTTATCTCAATTAATGCCGGTACGGCATCGAATGTAGTCATCGATACCGCGGAGGCGGTCATCGTTAGCGATGATACCATCGATGGTGAGTTAAAAAAGCGCAAGTTAAAATATTCACTTCAAAAGGAAAACGATAAAATGCACCTTACCGTTTTCGGCAAAAGTGCTCATGGCAGTGAACCGGAACTTGGCATAAACGCAGGTTTGCAATTGATTGAATTTTTAGGCGATTATTATGATTTGGCCGCTCTTAAAAACTTGGCATCGCTTTATGCCGATCCGTTTGGCAAGGCGATGAATTTATACTTTGAGTCAGATAATCTTCATCAAACCACCTATAATGTTGGCGTCATCGAATATGTGGATACCGTTTTAAGAGTGACGGTTAATTTCCGTTATCCGGAGACGGTCAATGGCGAGGATATCGTTGAGCGAATTAATGAAAAAACGCTTGTTCCAACGGAGATTATTTCTACTTCACCATACCTATATTTTGATCCGGAAAGCCCATTTATTAAAGCTCTATATCAAATTTATGTTGAGGAAACCGGCGACACAGTTAGTAAGCCGATGACGATTGGGGGAGGGACATATGCCAAAGAGAGCAAGAACACAGTTGCCTTCGGTGCCACTTTCCCCGGAACGGACAACTTGATTCATTCTCCCAACGAACATTTTGAACTCAATGACCTACGGCGGTCGATGGCTATTTATGCGCATGCAATCTATAAATTAGGGCGGGATTTATGA
- the trmB gene encoding tRNA (guanosine(46)-N7)-methyltransferase TrmB: MRLKYKPWGKPYIEDHREITFDANKLNDPQFQEYLDHQGVYIEVGAGRGDFIIGLAKKFPRRQFLAIEKNLSAASVATKKIVESGLKNIRLVDADIYEVAPFVPDETISGIFLNFSDPWPKKRHAKRRLTFDNIILEYQRILVRGGKIFQKTDNLDLFNYSLENFRNNRWKIDFLSFDYPELSADFDSLSEYEKKFRLAGNKINRLVAKKGLRTYGPERKTIEPLPNSDPD; encoded by the coding sequence ATGAGATTAAAATATAAGCCTTGGGGTAAGCCTTATATTGAAGATCACCGTGAAATTACATTTGATGCGAACAAATTGAACGATCCTCAGTTTCAAGAGTATCTGGATCATCAAGGCGTCTATATTGAAGTTGGTGCGGGACGAGGGGATTTTATCATCGGGTTGGCTAAGAAGTTTCCCCGGCGGCAGTTTCTTGCCATCGAAAAAAACTTATCGGCCGCTAGTGTTGCCACCAAAAAAATTGTCGAATCGGGTTTAAAGAACATTCGACTGGTGGACGCTGACATTTATGAGGTGGCGCCCTTTGTTCCTGATGAAACAATCAGCGGGATTTTTCTAAACTTTTCCGATCCTTGGCCGAAGAAACGCCATGCTAAACGACGTTTGACATTTGACAATATTATTCTCGAGTATCAACGGATATTAGTGCGGGGTGGAAAGATTTTTCAAAAAACGGACAATCTTGATTTATTCAATTACTCACTGGAAAATTTTCGCAATAATCGCTGGAAAATCGACTTTTTATCCTTTGATTATCCAGAATTGAGCGCCGATTTTGATTCCCTGAGCGAATACGAAAAAAAATTTCGTTTAGCGGGTAATAAAATCAATCGGTTAGTCGCTAAGAAAGGACTTAGGACGTATGGACCTGAACGCAAAACAATTGAACCTCTTCCAAACTCTGACCCAGATTAA